The Accipiter gentilis chromosome 7, bAccGen1.1, whole genome shotgun sequence genome includes a region encoding these proteins:
- the NAXE gene encoding NAD(P)H-hydrate epimerase, with amino-acid sequence MPGPRALLGLGLLVAAGVRAGGRCPNRGWDRSWDRDRERCRPHRAMHGPSAGSGPRGLRFLGQDEAQAIDQELFTEYKFSVDQLMELAGLSCATAIAKAYPPSSFTTSQPAVLVVCGPGNNGGDGLVCARHLKMFGYQPTVYYPKRPNKPLFEGLTTQCQKMDIPFLPEFPAEAALIDELYGLVVDAIFGFSFKGAVREPFGSILSTLERVTVPIASIDIPSGWDVEKGKADGLQPDMLISLTAPKKAAMHFAGRYHFLGGRFVPAALQEKYTLNLPPYPETDCVLQLT; translated from the exons ATGCCGGGACCGCGGGCGCTGCTGGGACTGGGGCTGCTGGTAGCGGCCGGGGTTCGGGCGGGGGGACGCTGCCCGAACCGGGGCTGGGACCGGAGCTGGGACCGGGACCGAGAGCGGTGCCGTCCCCACCGCGCCATGCACGGGCCTAGCGCGGGGTCCGGCCCGCGGGGGCTCCGCTTCCTCGG gcaggacGAGGCCCAGGCCATCGACCAGGAGCTCTTCACGGAGTACAAGTTCAGCGTGGATCAACTGATGGAGCTGGCGGGGCTGAGCTGTGCCACCGCCATTGCCAAG GCCTACCCACCCAGTTCCTTCACCACCAGCCAGCCTGCCGTGCTGGTAGTGTGCGGGCCAGGGAACAACGGCGGCGATGGCTTGGTCTGTGCCCGACACCTGAAAATGTTT GGCTACCAGCCAACCGTGTATTACCCCAAACGCCCCAACAAGCCCCTCTTTGAAGGTTTAACCACCCAGTGCCAGAAGATGGACATCCCCTTCCTCCCCGAGTTCCCAGCCGAG GCTGCACTCATCGATGAGCTCTATGGCCTGGTGGTGGATGCAATTTTCGGGTTCAGCTTCAAGGGGGCAGTGCGGGAGCCctttggcagcatcctcagcaccCTTGAGCGCGTCACAGTGCCCATCGCCAGCATCGACATTCCCTCGG GCTGGGATGTGGAGAAGGGGAAGGCGGACGGTCTCCAGCCCGACATGCTCATCTCCCTCACGGCACCCAAGAAGGCAGCAATGCATTTTGCCGGCCGCTACCACTTCCTCGGCGGCAGGTTTGTGCCTGCCGCGCTCCAGGAGAAATACACTTTAAACCTGCCACCGTACCCCGAGACAGACTGTGTCCTGCAACTGAcctag
- the GPATCH4 gene encoding G patch domain-containing protein 4, which translates to MSGPEPPGRGMRFAESQLRRHGWRRGQGLGKREDGIAEAIRVKVKCGTAGVGHDAAEPFSFHWWDHVFNRAAANIAVEAGQDGISLKTLSEQGVRISNKKPRKASSAGSMLYGHFVKSATLTACGEESTKLPSGSESSEEEKLDLSSARRLTDEELMRACGGRTAHKGARHGLTMSAKLARLEEQEQAFLTTYQHKEWQREPPESSHPAERQEKKKKKRKQSRDGADPEVLQGQEPSREEEVAGQEGKVVKRKKKKKNQEPSREEVAGEDGKATKRKKKKKKKKQEEEEDEKEEPVETKKKENKYKEEPAETEVPLKDTDGPDQAGHTPRKRRKKRKKEPE; encoded by the exons ATGAGCGGCCCGGAGCCGCCGGGGCGTGGGATGCGGTTTGCGGAGAGCCAGCTACGGCGGCACGGCTGGCGGCGAG ggcaggggctggggaagcGGGAGGACGGCATCGCCGAGGCCATCCGGGTGAAGGTGAAGTGCGGCACGGCAGGG GTGGGACACGACGCGGCGGAGCCCTTCTCCTTCCACTGGTGGGATCACGTCTTCAACAGGGCAGCTGCCAACATCGCTGTGGAGGCTGGGCAG gATGGCATCTCCTTGAAGACGCTTTCTGAGCAGGGAGTCAGAATCAGCAATAAGAAGCCCCGCAAGGCCAGCAGCGCTGGCAGCATGCTGTATGGCCACTTCGTGAAG TCAGCCACACTCACAGCATGTGGGGAGGAGTCCACAAAGCTGCCCTCTGGCTCAGAGAGCAGCGAGGAGGAGAAGCTGGACCTCTCTTCGGCCAGGAG GCTGACGGACGAGGAGCTGATGCGAGCGTGTGGGGGCCGCACAGCACACAA GGGTGCCCGTCATGGCCTGACCATGAGCGCTAAGCTGGCACgcctggaggagcaggagcaagCCTTCCTGACCACATACCAACACAAGGAGTGGCAGCGTGAGCCACCAGAGAGCAGCCACCcagcagagaggcaggaaaaaaagaagaaaaaaaggaaacagtccAGGGATGGAGCCGATCCTGAagtgctgcagggccaggagccAAGCAGAGAAGAGGAGGTGGCAGGACAGGAAGGGAAGGttgtgaagaggaagaagaagaagaagaaccaGGAGCCAAGCAGAGAAGAGGTGGCAGGAGAGGACGGGAAGGCtacaaagaggaagaagaagaagaaaaagaagaagcaggaggaggaggaggatgagaaaGAAGAGCCAGTTGAGACAAAGAAGAAGGAGAATAAGTACAAAGAAGAGCCAGCTGAGACAGAGGTACCTCTAAAAGACACAGATGGGCCAGACCAGGCTGGGCACACCcccaggaagaggaggaagaagaggaagaaggagcCGGAGTGA
- the UBQLN4 gene encoding ubiquilin-4 isoform X3 gives MGGPGDGGPNSATSILSGFGGITGLGNLGMGSANFMELQQQMQRQLMSNPEMLSQIMENPLVQNMMSNPDLMRQMIMANPQMQQLMERNPEISHMLNNPELMRQTMELARNPAMMQEMMRNQDRALSNLESIPGGYNALRRMYTDIQEPMFSAAREQFGNNPFSSLTGNSDSSSSQPLRTENREPLPNPWSPTPPASQSQAPSSEGSTGSATTQSTPTVSNPFGLNAASIGAGMFNSPEMQGLLQQISENPQLMQNMISAPYMRSMMQTLAQNPDFAAQIMVNVPLFAGNPQLQEQLRLQLPVFLQQMQNPDSLSILTNPRAMQALLQIQQGLQTLQTEAPGLVPSLGSFGMPRMPPSSTGGSTIPENPVPSASTPASASPAGGGNPQQQLMQQMIQLLAGGSSQAQSPEVRFQQQLEQLNAMGFINREANLQALIATGGDINAAIERLLGSQPS, from the exons ATGGGAGGTCCTGGAGATGGAGGCCCTAATAGTGCTACATCCATCCTGT CTGGCTTTGGTGGCATCACTGGGCTGGGCAATCTTGGGATGGGCTCTGCCAACTTCATGGAGCTCCAGCAGCAGATGCAGCGGCAGCTGATGTCCAACCCAGAGATGCTTTCTCAGATCATGGAGAATCCCTTGGTGCAGAACATGATGTCTAACCCTGACCTCATGAGACAGATGATCATGGCCAATCCCCAGATGCAGCAGCTCATGGAGCGAAATCCAGAGATAAGCCACATGCTGAATAACCCAGAGCTTATGAGGCAG ACAATGGAATTGGCTCGTAACCCTGCCATGATGCAGGAGATGATGCGGAACCAGGACCGTGCTTTGAGTAACCTCGAGAGCATTCCAGGAGGATACAACGCCCTGCGCCGGATGTACACGGACATCCAGGAGCCCATGTTTAGTGCAGCCAGGGAGCAG ttTGGCAAcaatcctttctcttccttgacGGGAAATTCTGATAGCTCAAGCTCTCAGCCTTTGCGGACGGAGAACAGAGAGCCGTTACCGAACCCCTGGAGTCCCACACCCCCTGCTTCCCAGAGCCAGGCACCCAGCAGTGAAGGGAGCACTGGCTCGGCAACCACCCAAAGCACACCGACTGTATCCAACCCCTTTGGGCTGAATGCTGCTAGCATTGGGGCTG GCATGTTTAACAGTCCAGAGATGCAAGGGCTCCTGCAGCAGATTTCTGAAAACCCTCAGCTGATGCAGAACATGATATCCGCCCCTTATATGCGGAGCATGATGCAAACTCTTGCCCAGAACCCAGACTTTGCAGCACAG ATCATGGTAAATGTCCCCCTCTTTGCTGGGAATCCACAGCTTCAAGAACAGCTCCGCCTTCAGCTCCCTGTCTTCCTGCAGCAG ATGCAGAACCCAGACTCCCTCTCCATTCTCACCAACCCCCGCGCCATGCAGGCGCTCCTCCAAATCCAGCAGGGACTCCAGACACTGCAAACGGAGGCCCCAGGACTAGTGCCAAG cctcGGCTCCTTCGGCATGCCTCGAATGCCCCCGTCCTCCACAGGAGGAAGCACAATCCCGGAGAACCCTGTTCCCTCCGCTTCGACGCCCGCCAGTGCCTCTCCAGCTGGGGGTGGTAACCCCCAACAGCAGCTCATGCAGCAGATGATCCAGCTGCTGGCCGGAGGAAGCTCTCAA GCGCAGAGTCCTGAAGTGCGATTccaacagcagctggagcagctgaaCGCCATGGGCTTCATTAATCGTGAGGCCAACCTTCAGGCGCTTATAGCCACTGGTGGAGACATCAACGCAGCTATTGAGAGACTGCTGGGCTCCCAGCCTTCCTAA
- the UBQLN4 gene encoding ubiquilin-4 isoform X2 → MAEPSGGGPGPGGEGEAGLGGPGGALIRVTVKTPKDKEEIVIADGASVREFKEEISRRFKAKQDQLVLIFAGKILKDGDTLNQHGIKDGLTVHLVIKTPQKVQDSTSAASAPNAASAPTATPSSPAAPSQPSTSSSAVSDTGNGSRRSSGSGTMGGPGDGGPNSATSILSGFGGITGLGNLGMGSANFMELQQQMQRQLMSNPEMLSQIMENPLVQNMMSNPDLMRQMIMANPQMQQLMERNPEISHMLNNPELMRQTMELARNPAMMQEMMRNQDRALSNLESIPGGYNALRRMYTDIQEPMFSAAREQFGNNPFSSLTGNSDSSSSQPLRTENREPLPNPWSPTPPASQSQAPSSEGSTGSATTQSTPTVSNPFGLNAASIGAGMFNSPEMQGLLQQISENPQLMQNMISAPYMRSMMQTLAQNPDFAAQMQNPDSLSILTNPRAMQALLQIQQGLQTLQTEAPGLVPSLGSFGMPRMPPSSTGGSTIPENPVPSASTPASASPAGGGNPQQQLMQQMIQLLAGGSSQAQSPEVRFQQQLEQLNAMGFINREANLQALIATGGDINAAIERLLGSQPS, encoded by the exons ATGGCGGAGCCgagcggcggcgggcccggccccggcggggaggGCGAGGCGGGGCTGGGAGGTCCCGGCGGGGCTCTCATCCGCGTCACGGTGAAGACCCCCAAGGACAAGGAGGAGATCGTCATCGCGGACGGCGCCTCCGTGCGCGAg ttcaAAGAAGAGATTTCCAGGCGGTTTAAAGCCAAACAGGATCAGCTGGTTCTGATCTTTGCTGGGAAGATCCTGAAGGATGGAGACACGTTGAATCAACATGGGATCAAAGATGGGCTGACTGTACACTTGGTCATTAAGACTCCACAGAA ggTCCAAGATTcaacatctgctgcttctgcccccaATGCTGCTTCTGCCCCCACTGCAACCCCTTCTTCTCCTGCTGCCCCATCTCAGCCTTCCACGTCCAGCAGTGCCGTTTCTGACACGGGGAATGGCAGCAGACGGAGCAGTGGGTCAGGGACCATGGGAGGTCCTGGAGATGGAGGCCCTAATAGTGCTACATCCATCCTGT CTGGCTTTGGTGGCATCACTGGGCTGGGCAATCTTGGGATGGGCTCTGCCAACTTCATGGAGCTCCAGCAGCAGATGCAGCGGCAGCTGATGTCCAACCCAGAGATGCTTTCTCAGATCATGGAGAATCCCTTGGTGCAGAACATGATGTCTAACCCTGACCTCATGAGACAGATGATCATGGCCAATCCCCAGATGCAGCAGCTCATGGAGCGAAATCCAGAGATAAGCCACATGCTGAATAACCCAGAGCTTATGAGGCAG ACAATGGAATTGGCTCGTAACCCTGCCATGATGCAGGAGATGATGCGGAACCAGGACCGTGCTTTGAGTAACCTCGAGAGCATTCCAGGAGGATACAACGCCCTGCGCCGGATGTACACGGACATCCAGGAGCCCATGTTTAGTGCAGCCAGGGAGCAG ttTGGCAAcaatcctttctcttccttgacGGGAAATTCTGATAGCTCAAGCTCTCAGCCTTTGCGGACGGAGAACAGAGAGCCGTTACCGAACCCCTGGAGTCCCACACCCCCTGCTTCCCAGAGCCAGGCACCCAGCAGTGAAGGGAGCACTGGCTCGGCAACCACCCAAAGCACACCGACTGTATCCAACCCCTTTGGGCTGAATGCTGCTAGCATTGGGGCTG GCATGTTTAACAGTCCAGAGATGCAAGGGCTCCTGCAGCAGATTTCTGAAAACCCTCAGCTGATGCAGAACATGATATCCGCCCCTTATATGCGGAGCATGATGCAAACTCTTGCCCAGAACCCAGACTTTGCAGCACAG ATGCAGAACCCAGACTCCCTCTCCATTCTCACCAACCCCCGCGCCATGCAGGCGCTCCTCCAAATCCAGCAGGGACTCCAGACACTGCAAACGGAGGCCCCAGGACTAGTGCCAAG cctcGGCTCCTTCGGCATGCCTCGAATGCCCCCGTCCTCCACAGGAGGAAGCACAATCCCGGAGAACCCTGTTCCCTCCGCTTCGACGCCCGCCAGTGCCTCTCCAGCTGGGGGTGGTAACCCCCAACAGCAGCTCATGCAGCAGATGATCCAGCTGCTGGCCGGAGGAAGCTCTCAA GCGCAGAGTCCTGAAGTGCGATTccaacagcagctggagcagctgaaCGCCATGGGCTTCATTAATCGTGAGGCCAACCTTCAGGCGCTTATAGCCACTGGTGGAGACATCAACGCAGCTATTGAGAGACTGCTGGGCTCCCAGCCTTCCTAA
- the UBQLN4 gene encoding ubiquilin-4 isoform X1: MAEPSGGGPGPGGEGEAGLGGPGGALIRVTVKTPKDKEEIVIADGASVREFKEEISRRFKAKQDQLVLIFAGKILKDGDTLNQHGIKDGLTVHLVIKTPQKVQDSTSAASAPNAASAPTATPSSPAAPSQPSTSSSAVSDTGNGSRRSSGSGTMGGPGDGGPNSATSILSGFGGITGLGNLGMGSANFMELQQQMQRQLMSNPEMLSQIMENPLVQNMMSNPDLMRQMIMANPQMQQLMERNPEISHMLNNPELMRQTMELARNPAMMQEMMRNQDRALSNLESIPGGYNALRRMYTDIQEPMFSAAREQFGNNPFSSLTGNSDSSSSQPLRTENREPLPNPWSPTPPASQSQAPSSEGSTGSATTQSTPTVSNPFGLNAASIGAGMFNSPEMQGLLQQISENPQLMQNMISAPYMRSMMQTLAQNPDFAAQIMVNVPLFAGNPQLQEQLRLQLPVFLQQMQNPDSLSILTNPRAMQALLQIQQGLQTLQTEAPGLVPSLGSFGMPRMPPSSTGGSTIPENPVPSASTPASASPAGGGNPQQQLMQQMIQLLAGGSSQAQSPEVRFQQQLEQLNAMGFINREANLQALIATGGDINAAIERLLGSQPS; encoded by the exons ATGGCGGAGCCgagcggcggcgggcccggccccggcggggaggGCGAGGCGGGGCTGGGAGGTCCCGGCGGGGCTCTCATCCGCGTCACGGTGAAGACCCCCAAGGACAAGGAGGAGATCGTCATCGCGGACGGCGCCTCCGTGCGCGAg ttcaAAGAAGAGATTTCCAGGCGGTTTAAAGCCAAACAGGATCAGCTGGTTCTGATCTTTGCTGGGAAGATCCTGAAGGATGGAGACACGTTGAATCAACATGGGATCAAAGATGGGCTGACTGTACACTTGGTCATTAAGACTCCACAGAA ggTCCAAGATTcaacatctgctgcttctgcccccaATGCTGCTTCTGCCCCCACTGCAACCCCTTCTTCTCCTGCTGCCCCATCTCAGCCTTCCACGTCCAGCAGTGCCGTTTCTGACACGGGGAATGGCAGCAGACGGAGCAGTGGGTCAGGGACCATGGGAGGTCCTGGAGATGGAGGCCCTAATAGTGCTACATCCATCCTGT CTGGCTTTGGTGGCATCACTGGGCTGGGCAATCTTGGGATGGGCTCTGCCAACTTCATGGAGCTCCAGCAGCAGATGCAGCGGCAGCTGATGTCCAACCCAGAGATGCTTTCTCAGATCATGGAGAATCCCTTGGTGCAGAACATGATGTCTAACCCTGACCTCATGAGACAGATGATCATGGCCAATCCCCAGATGCAGCAGCTCATGGAGCGAAATCCAGAGATAAGCCACATGCTGAATAACCCAGAGCTTATGAGGCAG ACAATGGAATTGGCTCGTAACCCTGCCATGATGCAGGAGATGATGCGGAACCAGGACCGTGCTTTGAGTAACCTCGAGAGCATTCCAGGAGGATACAACGCCCTGCGCCGGATGTACACGGACATCCAGGAGCCCATGTTTAGTGCAGCCAGGGAGCAG ttTGGCAAcaatcctttctcttccttgacGGGAAATTCTGATAGCTCAAGCTCTCAGCCTTTGCGGACGGAGAACAGAGAGCCGTTACCGAACCCCTGGAGTCCCACACCCCCTGCTTCCCAGAGCCAGGCACCCAGCAGTGAAGGGAGCACTGGCTCGGCAACCACCCAAAGCACACCGACTGTATCCAACCCCTTTGGGCTGAATGCTGCTAGCATTGGGGCTG GCATGTTTAACAGTCCAGAGATGCAAGGGCTCCTGCAGCAGATTTCTGAAAACCCTCAGCTGATGCAGAACATGATATCCGCCCCTTATATGCGGAGCATGATGCAAACTCTTGCCCAGAACCCAGACTTTGCAGCACAG ATCATGGTAAATGTCCCCCTCTTTGCTGGGAATCCACAGCTTCAAGAACAGCTCCGCCTTCAGCTCCCTGTCTTCCTGCAGCAG ATGCAGAACCCAGACTCCCTCTCCATTCTCACCAACCCCCGCGCCATGCAGGCGCTCCTCCAAATCCAGCAGGGACTCCAGACACTGCAAACGGAGGCCCCAGGACTAGTGCCAAG cctcGGCTCCTTCGGCATGCCTCGAATGCCCCCGTCCTCCACAGGAGGAAGCACAATCCCGGAGAACCCTGTTCCCTCCGCTTCGACGCCCGCCAGTGCCTCTCCAGCTGGGGGTGGTAACCCCCAACAGCAGCTCATGCAGCAGATGATCCAGCTGCTGGCCGGAGGAAGCTCTCAA GCGCAGAGTCCTGAAGTGCGATTccaacagcagctggagcagctgaaCGCCATGGGCTTCATTAATCGTGAGGCCAACCTTCAGGCGCTTATAGCCACTGGTGGAGACATCAACGCAGCTATTGAGAGACTGCTGGGCTCCCAGCCTTCCTAA